The Neobacillus sp. OS1-2 genome includes a window with the following:
- a CDS encoding helix-turn-helix domain-containing protein: protein MIKYREIRRLNDQGLSNRSIASSCGCSRNTVNNVIKKADELQVSWPIKDDITDTDLQNILYPEKGKSDLRKQPDCEHIHKEMAKSGVTLSLLWHEYSESCRQLGEIPYSYRQFCRFYHNYATVSKATMRIKRKPGEIMEVDWAGQTAFLKDSFTGEPIPAYVFIAALPCSQYSYVEAFLSMDTANWITAHLHAFEFFGGVTQMIVPDNL, encoded by the coding sequence GTGATCAAATATCGTGAAATTCGGAGATTGAACGACCAAGGTCTCAGTAACCGCAGTATAGCGTCAAGTTGCGGTTGTTCGCGCAATACCGTTAATAATGTGATAAAAAAGGCTGATGAATTGCAGGTTTCCTGGCCGATTAAGGATGACATCACTGACACTGACCTTCAGAATATCCTTTATCCGGAAAAAGGTAAGTCGGATTTAAGGAAGCAGCCTGACTGCGAGCACATCCACAAAGAAATGGCCAAAAGTGGGGTAACCCTGTCATTGCTATGGCATGAGTATTCGGAATCGTGTAGGCAACTAGGGGAAATTCCCTATAGCTACCGTCAGTTTTGCCGCTTCTATCATAATTATGCGACCGTGTCCAAGGCAACGATGAGGATTAAAAGGAAGCCAGGAGAAATTATGGAGGTCGATTGGGCAGGCCAAACTGCATTTCTAAAGGATTCCTTTACAGGTGAACCCATTCCTGCCTATGTATTTATAGCTGCACTTCCGTGCAGTCAATATTCTTATGTGGAAGCCTTTTTGTCCATGGACACAGCCAATTGGATTACTGCTCACCTCCACGCATTTGAATTTTTCGGC